DNA sequence from the Pseudomonas tritici genome:
GGGTCAATTCCTCGGACAATTACAGACGCGTCTTACACCTTCTGACCTTGCTGACTCTATAAAACATGCGCTTACCCGCACTCCAGAGGATCTGCCATGACCGCACAATCACCCCGCATTGGCATCATCGGCACCGGCGCCATCGGTGGTTTCTACGGTTTGATGCTGGCACGCGCCGGTTTTGATGTGCACTTCCTGTTGCGCAGTGAGTACGCAGCGGTCAGCGAGCACGGCCTTCACGTCAACAGCACCGTGCATGGCCCCTTGCACCTGCACCCGGTGCAGGCCTACGCCCGGGCTGCTGACATGCCACCGTGCGACTGGCTTCTGGTGGGCACCAAGTCCACCGGCAACGTCGACCTGGCCCCGACTATCGCCCAGGTTGCGGCGCCGGATGCCAAGGTGGTGTTGCTGCAAAATGGCCTCGATGTGGAAGACAGTCTTCGTGAGCACCTGCCCGCGTCGCTGCATTTGCTGGGCGGGCTGTGCTACATCGGCGTGCATCGTTCTGCCCCCGGTGTTATCGAGCATCAGGCGTTGGGCCGGGTCAACCTGGGGTATCACAGTGGCTCGGCGGCCA
Encoded proteins:
- a CDS encoding putative 2-dehydropantoate 2-reductase, whose product is MTAQSPRIGIIGTGAIGGFYGLMLARAGFDVHFLLRSEYAAVSEHGLHVNSTVHGPLHLHPVQAYARAADMPPCDWLLVGTKSTGNVDLAPTIAQVAAPDAKVVLLQNGLDVEDSLREHLPASLHLLGGLCYIGVHRSAPGVIEHQALGRVNLGYHSGSAANDETRQKAIVEAGAALFHKAGIESQAMANVHQARWHKLVWNVPYNGLSVLLGAGTTAMMADESSRELIQALMAEVVQGAHACGHEIPKSYAEQMFAMTETMVDYLPSMYHDHVHKRPLELAAIYARPLAAAKAAGCELPRMQALYQALSFIDRHNR